Below is a window of Candidatus Cloacimonadaceae bacterium DNA.
ATTCTTTCATGTTGATGATCGGTTTCACCGGCTTTGACGTGATCACCAAAGCTCCGGACAGAACCGCTCCGCGGGAAATTCCCGTTAAAGAGGAACTGGAAGAATGGTAACCAACTGGAAGCTGCCGGAGAATCCGGAACTTGGATTCGCCGCGCAGATTCTATCCAAGCGCGAACTATCCGAAGACCAGCTCAGCAGCGATCTGTCCCAGCTCCCGGACGAAGCCCTGCTATCCAATATCGAAGCGGTTGCAGACCGCATCCGCAAAGCGATGTATCACAACGAACCGCTCATCATCTTTGGCCACGACGATCCGGATGGAGTCACCAGCACCTATATCCTCTATCAATTCTTGAGCTCCTGCGGCTATCAGAAACACAACTATTATATCCCCAATCGCAATCTCGATTCTCACGGCATCCAGGATTCCTTTGTGGACTTCGTGCGCGAGGGAAGATACAAACTCGTCGTGACGGTGGACAATGGCATTTCCTCCATCGATGGAGTGCGCAAGCTCAATGACCTGGGTTGCGATACCATCATCACCGATCACCATCTCATCCAACCGGAGAGCTTGCCCCCCGCCTATGCCATCCTCAACCCCCAGTTGCCGGAATGTAAATACCCCTTCAAATCCCTCGCCGGAGTGGGCGTCGTGTTGGTGCTGATCCGTTATTTGGGTAAAAAACTCGACCATCCAATCTCCCCCGCTTCCTATTTTTGGACAGCGATCGGTTCCCTTGCGGATAAAGTTACGATGACCGGATTGAACCGCGTCCTCGTTCGCCATGTGATAGACAACTGGGACAGCATCAACGACTCCAGCATTGAGTTTCTGCAAAGAAACTATAACCGCCTCGGCACGAAGACCGATATCTTTAACTTTATGCAAAACACCGCACGCCTTATCGCCAATGGCAGAGAGGATCGCGGTCAACACATTGGCTTAAGTTTCATGCTGCAAATGGGGCATGAAAAAGCCCGCCTTTTCCAAAAGCTGGAGCGGCAGAAAAAAGTATGGGAAACCGAGCTCAACCGCGTCTTCGCCTTTTTGGACACTATCCTCGGAGGTTTTGGCGGTGATGCTTTCATCTATTACGATGATGATGACGTGATCCCCTACAGCTTGTTGGGAACTGCTTCCAGCTATATCGTGAATAAGCTGGGCATTCCCACCATCATGCTCAAGCACTACAATGGACACTTGGTTTGTGAAGGACGCTGCAGCGACGGATTCAATATGGTGGACGCCTTCACCCACTGCAAAGCGCATCTGAAACAATATGGCGGACATGTCAAAGCCGCTGGTTTCACAATGCTGCCGGAGAGCTATGACGGATTTTTGGAATGCTTCAACGAGTATCTGGGAAACAACACGCAGCACACAGATAGACCACCTGGAACAGCCGTGGATGCCATCGCCACGGTTGATGATCTCAAC
It encodes the following:
- a CDS encoding DHH family phosphoesterase, whose product is MVTNWKLPENPELGFAAQILSKRELSEDQLSSDLSQLPDEALLSNIEAVADRIRKAMYHNEPLIIFGHDDPDGVTSTYILYQFLSSCGYQKHNYYIPNRNLDSHGIQDSFVDFVREGRYKLVVTVDNGISSIDGVRKLNDLGCDTIITDHHLIQPESLPPAYAILNPQLPECKYPFKSLAGVGVVLVLIRYLGKKLDHPISPASYFWTAIGSLADKVTMTGLNRVLVRHVIDNWDSINDSSIEFLQRNYNRLGTKTDIFNFMQNTARLIANGREDRGQHIGLSFMLQMGHEKARLFQKLERQKKVWETELNRVFAFLDTILGGFGGDAFIYYDDDDVIPYSLLGTASSYIVNKLGIPTIMLKHYNGHLVCEGRCSDGFNMVDAFTHCKAHLKQYGGHVKAAGFTMLPESYDGFLECFNEYLGNNTQHTDRPPGTAVDAIATVDDLNEENWNFMESLLPFGQQNPEPAILLRNIDLAILQQRFDIDYNSMNIPVDRSGDALINWKGLRTIRILDFVRK